The proteins below are encoded in one region of Myxocyprinus asiaticus isolate MX2 ecotype Aquarium Trade chromosome 13, UBuf_Myxa_2, whole genome shotgun sequence:
- the LOC127449938 gene encoding aldehyde dehydrogenase family 16 member A1-like isoform X3 — MRRTLLTGISKKTVNEIFQTMEYGASSTSTAVAQSWLEKHFRTLGFFTEGRFSCPADRQTLNVTDSKAEVVCSIVCAKDEDVASAAASAAGGFKTWSELSCYKRAKVLLQLASVLQRHSQCVSELCELSQSSISPAGLIRLAQYYASWAQLRVSLMPEWTPQGVVAVAVSDDCSVYSLLLKVLPAIAMGNAVIVVPGKTTTLPALLLAQLFMEAGFPAGVLNVVTGSEASLGARVAQNPHVNYLTYSGCKQTGETLAKAMAGWGVPMSFSLSLSSVCPLIIFESADLDSAVDGVIEVAFKKKRDFQWVLCVQESVWDCVVAKLKMRMAGMKYVSLATENVRNLIDVAVQEAQQQGATLIQSCAPPSTDGLYPPTVLCGLAPSCASVISPPPGPLLPLISFRSSAEGVTLGNHSPHGQAASIWTEDLTLALESAKSLCVGSVWVNCHSVMDPALPLCGRRESGNCTDGGREGLYQFLRPSLSPSLPSSSPSSINYADFGSVASKFLIPEGFDPSSVPRFYSQLVGGQLRKADFGCSRSVLAPGGAVLAHCPDGGRKDVRNAVEAAIKVQPGWMKKSPASRSQSLYSLADSLEKRRRDMAISIQTQTGISFEAADREVELSISKLSDWAAQCDKEHGGIPFLPQSGSALLTPEALGVVGVILPSSKLLLSLVSLLGAAVAMGPAGLRYSRWSGQYNNRRQGAADPGTC, encoded by the exons GTATTTCTAAAAAAACTGTGAACGAGATCTTTCAGACTATGGAATATGGAGCATCCAGCACGAGCACTGCAGTTGCACAG TCATGGCTGGAGAAGCATTTCCGCACTCTTGGCTTCTTCACTGAAGGGAGATTTTCCTGCCCTGCAGATAGGCAGACACTGAATGTGACTGATTCCAAAG CTGAGGTGGTCTGCAGCATTGTTTGTGCTAAAGATGAGGATGTGGCATCTGCTGCCGCCTCTGCAGCTGGAGGATTCAAAACCTGGAGTGAACTGAGCTGTTACAAACGGGCCAAAGTCTTACTCCA GTTGGCAAGTGTGCTGCAAAGACACAGTCAGTGTGTATCTGAGCTTTGTGAGCTCTCTCAGTCTTCCATCTCTCCTGCGGGGCTGATTAGACTGGCCCAGTATTATGCCAGCTGGGCTCAACTACGAGTATCACTTATGCCTGAATGGACCCCACAAG GTGTTGTGGCAGTGGCTGTTTCAGATGACTGCTCTGTCTACTCTCTTTTGTTAAAGGTTTTACCAGCTATAGCTATGG GCAATGCTGTTATTGTTGTACCTGGCAAGACAACCACTCTTCCTGCCCTTCTGTTGGCTCAGTTGTTTATGGAGGCAGGATTTCCTGCTGGAGTGTTGAATGTGGTGACAGGCAGTGAAGCATCACTAGGTGCCAGAGTGGCTCAAAATCCACATGTGAACTATCTGACCTACAGTGGATGTAAACAAACTGGAGAGACACTGGCTAAAGCAATGGCTGGCTGGGGAGTCCccatgtctttctctctttcactcagCTCGGTGTGCCCTTTAATTATCTTTGAATCGGCAGACCTCGACAGTGCCGTGGATGGAGTGATCGAGGTGGCCTtcaaaaaaaagagagat TTTCAGTGGGTGTTGTGTGTACAAGAATCGGTGTGGGATTGTGTTGTAGCCAAGCTGAAGATGAGAATGGCTGGAATGAAGTATGTATCTCTTGCAACCGAGAATGTCAGGAACCTTATAGATGTTGCAGTTCAAGAGGCTCAACAGCAGGGGGCAACA CTGATCCAGTCGTGTGCACCTCCCTCTACCGATGGTCTCTACCCCCCTACTGTACTATGTGGTCTGGCTCCCTCATGTGCCTCTGTGATTTCACCTCCTCCAGGCCCTTTGCTGCCCCTCATATCCTTCAGGAGTTCTGCTGAAGGAGTTACTCTTG GAAACCACAGCCCTCATGGTCAAGCTGCTTCTATCTGGACTGAAGACTTGACTCTGGCTTTGGAGTCTGCAAAGAG tctgTGTGTAGGCTCAGTGTGGGTGAACTGTCATTCTGTCATGGATCCTGCACTACCTCTTTGTGGACGGAGGGAGAGTGGGAACTGCACTGATGGAGGCAGAGAG GGGCTCTATCAGTTCCTGCGGCCCTCTCTGTCACCCTCCCTCCCAAGCTCTTCTCCCAGCTCTATCAACTATGCTGATTTTGGCTCTGTTGCATCCAAATTCTTGATACCTGAAGGATTCGATCCTTCCAG tgtcccTCGCTTTTACTCCCAGTTAGTGGGTGGTCAGTTGCGTAAAGCTGACTTTGGCTGCAGTAGGTCAGTGTTGGCTCCTGGGGGTGCTGTACTGGCTCACTGCCCAGATGGAGGCAGGAAGGATGTCCGTAATGCAGTAGAGGCAGCCATTAAGGTTCAGCCAGG GTGGATGAAGAAGAGCCCTGCTTCACGCTCTCAGTCCCTTTACTCACTTGCTGACAGTCTTGAGAAAAGGAGACGGGACATGGCTATATCAATCCAGACTCAAACAGGCATCTcatttgaagcagcagacagagaggTGGAGCTGAGCATCTCAAAGCTCTCTGATTGGGCTGCACAATGTGATAAAGAGCACGGAGGAATTCCA tttctGCCCCAGTCTGGCTCTGCCCTGTTGACTCCTGAGGCCTTAGGAGTGGTGGGTGTGATTCTCCCCAGCTCCAAACTGCTCCTCTCTTTGGTGTCTCTGCTGGGGGCAGCTGTTGCCATGG